In Mobula hypostoma chromosome 11, sMobHyp1.1, whole genome shotgun sequence, the following are encoded in one genomic region:
- the LOC134354209 gene encoding ciliary microtubule associated protein 1A-like isoform X1: MTYVSARSCFARCVFAQSCVSDDLCLCAVWCECGGPVCVIPCIFERPVSAVAVRLANRFKLCGFSTAPNADAPAMSTGTWVGPWRPHRPRGPIAAYYSSPGPKYRLPGSTGFEQHDTTKFRSPAYSFGVPHAHLTEDSSPGPAYLIPSLLTRRGRDGTPAYSLYSRPKEIRSFQTPGPGAYAPESSGRLAYSAAPAFSIAGRTRGFRTDQSPGPAAYLLPSVLGPHIVTKASSANFSLSGRNKTGSFHEDLQKTPGPGAYRVTDTSVYKQKPPQFSIFGRNQLPGDSTRKPGPGSHSPEKVVVNRNIAPAFSFGVKHSEYVAPVIVDGV, translated from the exons ATGACCTATGTTTCTGCGCGGTCCTGTTTTGCGCGATGTGTTTTTGCGCAGTCCTGTGTGAGCGATGACCTGTGTTTGTGCGCGGTCTGGTGTGAGTGTGGGGGTCCCGTGTGTGTGATCCCCTGTATTTTTGAACGTCCTGTGTCCGCTGTCGCTGTCCGGTTGGCGAATCGGTTCAAATTGTGTGGCTTCTCCACAGCTCCGAACGCCGACGCTCCGGCCATGAGCACAGGCACCTGGGTGGGACCCTGGAGGCCGCACCGACCCAGAGGGCCGATCGCAGCCTATTACAGCAGCCCCGGACCCAAGTACAGGCTGCCGGGATCCACGG GTTTCGAACAGCACGACACGACCAAGTTCCGATCTCCAGCATACAGTTTTGGCGTTCCTCATGCCCACCTAACGGAGGACAGCTCCCCGGGGCCAGCGTACCTCATCCCCTCCTTGCTCACCAGGAGGGGCAGGGACGGCACCCCCGCCTACTCCCTCTACAGCCGCCCCAAGGAGATCCGCTCCTTCCAGACGCCGGGACCAG GAGCCTATGCCCCCGAGAGCTCGGGGCGTTTGGCCTACTCTGCAGCCCCCGCATTCTCCATCGCCGGGAGAACCAGAGGCTTCAGGACTGACCAGTCACCGG GCCCTGCAGCTTACCTCCTGCCTTCTGTGCTGGGCCCACACATTGTCACTAAAGCCTCTTCTGCCAACTTTTCTCTGAGTGGACGAAACAAGACCGGCAGCTTCCACGAAGACTTACAGAAG ACCCCAGGACCAGGAGCATACAGAGTCACGGACACCAGTGTGTACAAGCAGAAACCTCCCCAGTTCAGTATCTTCGGTCGGAACCAGCTGCCCGGTGATTCGACAAGAAAACCGGGACCTGGCAGTCACAGTCCGGAAAAG